A genomic window from Brassica oleracea var. oleracea cultivar TO1000 chromosome C8, BOL, whole genome shotgun sequence includes:
- the LOC106307266 gene encoding uncharacterized protein LOC106307266 — protein MGNACCVAAHDKMVLPNTSAVEGLQRNNARYSPNWSFRWDNRGRVAGEDTSLSWLSDGISRNDGSDVKSESAFVSSQGSPLNNLQTQSWQKSPASDQSFSRNASMDTVSEQITQNHVKLSVSLASQPSSPLSSHSHLPLPLPPASSSTLKLTPRARLSKQVSDSQILGFNSPTEERLGSESHSGPSDGWSTQAFSEMMAYSRRESCSYDNECLLGPGRGKIDHQGNRKSSDQQTCGACSRPLSQKSLLSSQKICATNELSVAAILACGHVYHSECLEQMTPETDKFDPQCPVCTLGEKRTFKLSEKALRADLDLRAKQNKILRKNVVDRDDFVMFDHMPNAAAAAASGSGGHKGKVSKLLTSSSLRSYSPKPFLARHFSFGSRSNSVKSPKEDHSARKKGFFWTKSSKL, from the exons ATGGGGAATGCTTGCTGTGTTGCTGCTCACGACAAAATGGTACTCCCTAATACATCAGCAGTCGAGGGTTTGCAGAGAAACAATGCTAGGTACTCTCCGAATTGGAGCTTCCGGTGGGATAATAGAGGACGAGTGGCTGGTGAAGACACCTCTCTTAGTTGGTTATCTGATGGGATTAGTCGTAACGATGGGTCTGATGTCAAATCTGAATCTGCATTTGTATCATCACAAGGCTCTCCTTTGAACAATCTCCAGACTCAGTCATGGCAAAAGTCTCCTGCTTCGG ATCAATCGTTTTCAAGAAATGCATCCATGGACACCGTCTCTGAACAG ATCACCCAGAATCATGTTAAACTTTCGGTTTCATTGGCTTCGCAACCATCATCCCCACTCTCTTCCCATAGCCACTTGCCACTGCCACTGCCACCTGCTAGTTCATCGACTCTGAAACTGACACCACGCGCTCGTCTCTCGAAACAAGTCTCCGATAGTCAGATCTTGGGATTCAACTCACCAACTGAAGAGAGGCTGGGAAGCGAGTCCCATTCTGGGCCGTCTGATGGTTGGTCCACGCAAGCCTTTTCCGAAATGATGGCGTATTCTCGCAGAGAGTCTTGCTCCTATGACAACGAGTGCTTATTAGGTCCTGGACGCGGCAAGATAGACCATCAAGGAAACAGGAAGTCCAGTGATCAGCAAACCTGCGGTGCTTGCTCTAGACCCTTGTCTCAGAAATCGCTGCTGAGCAGCCAGAAGATCTGCGCCACTAACGAGCTCTCTGTAGCTGCGATTCTAGCTTGTGGGCACGTCTATCATTCCGAGTGTTTGGAGCAGATGACACCTGAAACCGACAAATTCGACCCTCAGTGTCCCGTCTGCACGTTGGGCGAGAAAAGAACATTCAAGTTGTCGGAGAAAGCATTGAGGGCAGATTTGGATTTGAGAGCTAAACAGAACAAGATACTAAGGAAAAATGTGGTGGATAGGGATGACTTTGTCATGTTTGATCACATGCCCAATGCAGCAGCAGCAGCAGCAAGCGGTAGTGGTGGACACAAAGGCAAAGTCTCCAAGCTGTTAACGAGCTCAAGCTTGAGAAGCTATTCACCAAAGCCTTTCCTTGCGAGACACTTCTCTTTCGGGTCCAGAAGTAACAGTGTCAAATCCCCTAAAGAGGATCATTCGGCGAGGAAGAAAGGATTCTTCTGGACCAAATCTAGCAAACTTTGA